The Gavia stellata isolate bGavSte3 chromosome 1, bGavSte3.hap2, whole genome shotgun sequence genome has a segment encoding these proteins:
- the EXOSC8 gene encoding exosome complex component RRP43, whose product MATAFKTVEPLEYYRRFLKENCRPDGRELGEFRATTVNIGSITTADGSALVKLGNTTVICGVKAELAAPTVDSANKGYIVPNVELPSLCSTRFRSGPPGEEAQAASQFIADVIENSQIIAKEDLCIANGKLAWVLYCDIICLDYDGNILDASAFALLAALKNVQLPSVTINEETGLSEVNLKQKNPLIIRKHPVATSFAIFDDTLLIVDPTAEEEDLATGTVTIVTDDEGRLCSVHKPGGSPLTGAKLQDCITRAITRHKEVKKLIDKVIKSIKPK is encoded by the exons ATGGCGACGGCTTTCAA AACGGTGGAACCATTGGAATATTACAGAAGATTTTTG AAAGAGAACTGTCGACCCGATGGAAGGGAGTTAGGTGAATTCCGGGCAACCACTGTCAACATAG GTTCAATTACTACTGCAGATGGTTCTGCCCTGGTGAAGTTAGGAAATACTACGGTGATTTGTGGAGTTAAAGCG gaGCTTGCTGCACCCACAGTAGATTCTGCTAATAAGGGATATATTG TTCCAAATGTAGAACTGCCATCCCTCTGTTCAACGAGGTTTCGCTCTGGACCACCTGGTGAAGAGGCTCAAGCAGCAAGCCAGTTCATTGCAGATGTGATTGAAAA TTCACAGATAATAGCGAAAGAAGACCTATGTATCGCAAACGGCAAG CTTGCTTGGGTGTTATACTGTGATATCATATGTCTGGACTATGATGGAAACATTTTGGATGCCAGTGCCTTTGCTTTGTtagcagcattaaaaaatg taCAATTGCCATCAGTTACTATAAATGAAGAAACTGGTTTATCAGaagttaatttaaaacagaagaatccTTTGATTATCAGAAAGCATCCGGTTGCCACATCATTTGCTATATTTGATGA cACATTACTCATTGTTGATCCAACTGCTGAAGAAGAAGACTTAGCAACTGGAACAGTAACTATTGTAACTGATGATGAAGGCAGACTATGTTCTGTCCATAAACCAG GTGGAAGTCCTCTTACAGGAGCCAAGCTTCAGGACTGTATCACCAGAGCAATTACAAGGCACAAAGAAGTAAAGAAGCTGATAGacaaagtaataaaaagtaTAAAGCCCAAGTGA